One region of Colius striatus isolate bColStr4 chromosome 4, bColStr4.1.hap1, whole genome shotgun sequence genomic DNA includes:
- the LOC104553975 gene encoding cytochrome b-c1 complex subunit 7 isoform X1, which translates to MRDDTLYEDDDVKEALKRLPEHLYNERMFRIKRALDLSLKHQILPKDQWVKYEEDKHYLEPYLKEVIRERHEREAWNKK; encoded by the exons ATGCGAGATGACACATTGTATGAAGATGATGATGTAAAAGAAGCACTGAAGAGACTTCCAGAACATCTTTACAATGAAAGAATGTTTCGTATAAAGCGAGCGCTCGACTTAAGCCTGAAACATCAGATCCTTCCAAAAGACCAGTGGGTGAAGTATGAAGAG gataAGCATTACCTTGAACCGTACCTAAAAGAGGTAATCCGTGAGAGACATGAAAGAGAAGCATGGAACAAGAAATAA
- the LOC104553975 gene encoding cytochrome b-c1 complex subunit 7 isoform X2 — MAARASVAGGGRLIDRIRKWYYNAAGFNKLGLMRDDTLYEDDDVKEALKRLPEHLYNERMFRIKRALDLSLKHQILPKDQWVKYEEDKHYLEPYLKEVIRERHEREAWNKK, encoded by the exons ATGGCGGCCAGGGCGTCGG TTGCAGGAGGTGGTCGCCTGATAGACAGGATTCGCAAGTGGTATTATAACGCAGCTGGATTCAACAAACTTG GATTAATGCGAGATGACACATTGTATGAAGATGATGATGTAAAAGAAGCACTGAAGAGACTTCCAGAACATCTTTACAATGAAAGAATGTTTCGTATAAAGCGAGCGCTCGACTTAAGCCTGAAACATCAGATCCTTCCAAAAGACCAGTGGGTGAAGTATGAAGAG gataAGCATTACCTTGAACCGTACCTAAAAGAGGTAATCCGTGAGAGACATGAAAGAGAAGCATGGAACAAGAAATAA
- the MTERF3 gene encoding transcription termination factor 3, mitochondrial, translating into MALWARQVSRWRCLLQTASAAAFPRRLRGHSSSAQARHVLAPLALLPSRNDVLPWRLQAYRCVSVGSCSPSNSAKDGSFSSPESNLPSPVKQEQGKAETLPNIDAKTLYEDWDDVPPSSALEEISEEEAVQIIAEPLLPLHSSTLRDYVDHSETLAKLVHLGVDLSQVEKRQKAGQLLLTLDFEKDVRKILLFLKDVGVEDNQLGPFLTKNPYILAEDLEALETRVAYLKSKKFGEAEIAQMVSRAPYLLLFSVERLDNRLGFFKNELGLSVKKTKDLVIRLPRLLTGKLEPVKENLEVCQIELGFQLHEVQQIVFKTPKILTASKKRLKQTFDYLHNVMGIPHRMLTHFPQVFNSKLLRIKERHMFLKFLGRAQYDPAQPRYISLDQLVSLPDEVFCTEIAKASICDFEKFLKTL; encoded by the exons GCGTTGCCTGCTGCAAACGGCGTCTGCTGCAGCATTTCCCCGGAGGCTGCGTGGCCACAGTAGCAGCGCGCAGGCACGTCATGTGCTAGCCCCTCTGGCTCTGCTGCCCTCTAGGAATGACGTTCTCCCGTGGAGATTGCAGGCATACAGATGTGTTTCGGTAGGAAGCTGTTCTCCATCTAACAGTGCCAAGGATGGATCCTTTTCGTCTCCAGAAAGTAACTTGCCTTCACCGGTAAAACAGGaacaaggaaaagcagaaacGTTACCTAATATAGATGCAAAAACACTATATGAAG ACTGGGATGACGTCCCACCTTCATCTGCTTTGGAGGAAATTTCTGAGGAAGAAGCTGTACAGATCATTGCAGAaccacttcttcccctccacTCTTCCACGCTCCGGGATTATGTTGACCACTCAGAAACCCTGGCAAAGCTTGTCCACCTAG GAGTTGACTTATCCCAAGTGGAGAAACGTCAAAAGGCAGGTCAGCTCTTACTGACCTTGGACTTTGAAAAAGATgtaagaaaaatacttctgtttctTAAGGATGTGGGTGTAGAAGACAATCAGCTGGGACCATTCCTGACCAAAAATCCATACATCCTTGCTGAAGATCTGGAAGCTTTAGAAACCAG AGTAGCTTACCTAAAATCAAAAAAATTTGGTGAAGCAGAAATTGCTCAGATGGTCTCAAGAGCTCCatatttgctgttgttttcagTGGAAAGACTGGATAACAGGCTGGGTTTCTTCAAAAACGAACTTGGCCTCAGTGTAAAAAAG ACAAAGGATCTGGTAATTCGTCTTCCAAGGCTACTGACTGGCAAATTAGAACctgtaaaagaaaatcttgAG gTTTGTCAGATTGAACTTGGATTTCaacttcatgaagttcaacagaTTGTGTTTAAAACCCCCAAGATTCTAACTGCAAGTAAAAAGAGACTCAAACAGACATTTGACTACTTACACAATGTGATGGGCATTCCCCACCGCATGCTTACTCACTTTCCTCAG gttttcAACTCAAAACTATTACGAATCAAAGAGAGACACATGTTTCTTAAATTTTTGGGAAGAGCTCAGTATGATCCAGCACAACCCAGGTACATCTCTCTGGACCAGCTCGTATCCTTGCCCGATGAGGTGTTTTGTACAGAGATTGCCAAAGCTTCTATATGTGACTTTGAAAAATTCTTAAAAACACTTTAA